Proteins from a genomic interval of Nocardioides jishulii:
- a CDS encoding amino acid ABC transporter permease encodes MSNVLYDEPGPKARRRSLIGTVIVSAAILALLLLVARRLDEQGQFAGDLWAPLFDPNNEYFPDVWRSLGNGLRATLVAAVLAIAASLAVGTLLGVGRLMSGRLARIPLVTVIELLRGLPVIVTIFLVHTAVKESDLDLSFLPGDEGLWVLVVGLTLYNSVIIAEIVRAGVGSLPRGQAEAGYAIGLTRWRTMLSVQLPQAFRTMLPALISQLVVILKDTSLVAVLGIYSELLREGTFISQYLKNPLQVYLLIGAIFILINYLLSRLATTVERRLSTRTSGSVANAHSVTPTGANT; translated from the coding sequence ATGAGCAACGTCCTCTACGACGAGCCCGGCCCCAAGGCACGGCGCCGTTCACTCATCGGCACCGTCATCGTCTCCGCGGCGATCCTCGCCCTGCTCCTGCTGGTGGCCAGGCGGCTCGACGAGCAGGGCCAGTTCGCGGGCGACCTGTGGGCGCCGCTCTTCGACCCGAACAACGAGTACTTTCCCGACGTGTGGCGGTCCCTCGGCAACGGCCTGAGGGCCACGCTGGTCGCTGCCGTCCTGGCGATCGCGGCCTCCCTCGCCGTCGGGACCCTGCTCGGCGTCGGGCGTCTGATGTCGGGCCGCCTTGCGCGCATACCGCTGGTGACCGTCATCGAGCTCCTGCGCGGCCTCCCGGTGATCGTCACCATCTTCCTGGTGCACACCGCCGTCAAGGAGTCCGACCTCGACCTCTCGTTCCTCCCGGGCGACGAGGGCCTGTGGGTGCTCGTGGTCGGTCTGACCCTCTACAACTCGGTGATCATCGCCGAGATCGTCCGCGCCGGGGTGGGCTCCCTGCCCCGCGGGCAGGCCGAGGCCGGCTACGCGATCGGCCTCACGCGGTGGCGGACGATGCTGTCCGTCCAGCTGCCGCAGGCCTTCCGCACGATGCTTCCGGCGTTGATCAGCCAGCTCGTGGTGATCCTGAAGGACACCTCGCTGGTGGCGGTGCTGGGCATCTACAGCGAGCTGCTGCGTGAGGGGACGTTCATCTCGCAGTACCTGAAGAATCCACTCCAGGTGTACCTCCTCATCGGCGCCATCTTCATCCTCATCAACTACCTGCTCTCGCGGCTGGCGACCACGGTGGAGCGGCGCCTGAGCACGCGTACCTCCGGAAGCGTGGCCAACGCGCACTCCGTCACCCCGACCGGCGCGAACACCTGA
- a CDS encoding MarR family winged helix-turn-helix transcriptional regulator: protein MRDEVDDLVEAWARERADLDLTPVEVFSRIGRLSRHLDLARKGAFAASGVESWEFDVLAALRRAGDPYELSPGRLLRETLVTSGTMTNRVDRLTTRGLVERLPDPNDRRGVLVRLTPEGKSTVDAAFEALLDAERALMPDLDAEDREQLATLLRRLLEPFS from the coding sequence ATGCGCGACGAAGTCGACGATCTCGTGGAGGCCTGGGCGCGTGAGCGCGCCGATCTCGACCTGACCCCGGTCGAGGTCTTCAGCCGGATCGGGCGTCTCTCGCGCCACCTCGACCTGGCCCGCAAGGGCGCCTTCGCCGCCAGCGGCGTGGAGTCCTGGGAGTTCGACGTGCTGGCCGCGCTGCGGCGCGCCGGCGACCCGTACGAGCTCTCCCCCGGTCGCCTGCTGCGCGAGACGCTGGTGACCAGCGGGACGATGACCAACCGCGTCGACCGGCTCACCACCCGGGGCCTCGTCGAGCGGCTGCCCGACCCCAACGACCGTCGCGGGGTGCTCGTACGCCTGACGCCGGAGGGCAAGAGCACCGTGGACGCGGCCTTCGAGGCCCTGCTCGACGCCGAACGGGCGTTGATGCCCGACCTGGACGCCGAGGACCGCGAGCAGCTGGCGACGCTGCTGCGGCGGCTGCTCGAGCCCTTCAGCTGA
- a CDS encoding DUF559 domain-containing protein, translating into MPIEDLPGDREWGSGADPWAVGSGRVGELVRRWGGVATTQQLRQVVGRHGLEAAASAGSIRRVARGRWVLASTAEDRGLAHAAGGVLSHTSAAHWHGWPVLTVDQRVHVTVPRGSRARQRTLPEVVLHWADLTLDEVNDSITSRDRTLVDCLRTLDLRIALSVADSALRDGYGADELIALAGGLRGRGAGRARRVAAAASALADNPFESALRAISLDVPALRLVPQVPLYVEAAFIGRPDLVDERLELVVEADSFAWHGSRQGLVRDARRYNELVLAGWRVLRFTWDDVVLRPELVRSALATAAERRPKVA; encoded by the coding sequence GTGCCGATCGAGGATCTTCCCGGAGACCGGGAGTGGGGGAGCGGCGCCGACCCCTGGGCCGTGGGATCAGGCCGGGTGGGAGAGCTGGTCCGACGATGGGGCGGGGTGGCGACCACCCAGCAGCTGCGTCAGGTGGTGGGGCGCCACGGCCTGGAAGCCGCGGCGTCCGCGGGGAGCATCCGCCGAGTGGCCCGCGGACGCTGGGTCCTGGCGAGCACGGCTGAGGACCGCGGCCTTGCCCACGCGGCGGGAGGGGTCCTGTCGCACACCTCCGCCGCTCACTGGCACGGGTGGCCGGTGCTGACCGTCGACCAGCGGGTGCACGTCACGGTCCCCCGCGGGAGCCGCGCTCGGCAGCGGACCTTGCCCGAGGTCGTGCTGCACTGGGCAGACCTGACCCTCGACGAGGTGAACGACTCGATCACGTCGCGCGATCGGACGCTCGTCGACTGCCTCCGGACGCTGGACCTGCGCATCGCGCTCTCGGTCGCGGACTCCGCTTTGCGCGATGGATACGGAGCGGACGAGTTGATCGCGCTGGCAGGTGGCCTGCGCGGCCGGGGGGCGGGCCGAGCGCGGCGGGTCGCGGCGGCCGCGTCGGCGCTGGCCGACAATCCTTTCGAGTCAGCGCTGCGGGCCATCTCACTGGACGTTCCTGCGCTGCGCCTGGTGCCACAGGTGCCGTTGTACGTCGAGGCCGCCTTCATCGGTCGTCCCGACCTGGTGGACGAGCGACTGGAGCTGGTCGTCGAGGCTGACTCCTTCGCGTGGCACGGGAGCAGGCAGGGACTGGTGAGGGACGCGCGGCGCTACAACGAGCTGGTGCTCGCGGGGTGGCGGGTCCTGCGGTTCACCTGGGACGACGTGGTGCTGCGGCCTGAGCTGGTGCGGTCAGCGCTTGCGACGGCAGCCGAACGTCGACCAAAAGTCGCTTGA
- the miaB gene encoding tRNA (N6-isopentenyl adenosine(37)-C2)-methylthiotransferase MiaB, whose amino-acid sequence MTALPDATQPAPRTYEVKTYGCQMNVHDSERLTGLLEDAGYVAAPEGEQADVVVFNTCAVRENADNRLYGNLGHLAPVKAKKPDLQIAVGGCMAQKDRDTIVKKAPWVDVVFGTHNIGSLPALLDRARSQEAAQVEILESLSVFPSTLPTKRDSAYAAWVSISVGCNNTCTFCIVPSLRGKEQDRRPGDILAEVRALVAEGVTEVTLLGQNVNAYGVEFGDRQAFSKLLRACGEIEGLERVRFTSPHPAEFTDDVIEAMAETPNVMPQLHMPLQSGSDTVLRAMRRSYRQKKFLGILDKVRALIPDAAISTDIIVGFPGETEEDFLQTMEVVRQARFAQAFTFQYSIRPGTPAATMPDQIDPAVVKDRYQRLAALVEQITWEENQKLVGRTVELMVSEGEGRKDGATHRLSGRGPDNRLVHFATDFSRVEADSVRPGDMVTVELTRAAPHHLIADAPILAVRRTRAGDAWERRTAEPAPAKGVGLGMPAIGVPAPLPAAPACGA is encoded by the coding sequence ATGACTGCCCTGCCTGACGCCACCCAGCCCGCGCCCCGCACGTACGAGGTCAAGACGTACGGCTGCCAGATGAACGTCCACGACTCCGAGCGCCTCACCGGCCTGCTCGAGGATGCGGGCTACGTGGCCGCGCCCGAGGGTGAGCAGGCCGACGTGGTCGTCTTCAACACCTGCGCCGTGCGCGAGAACGCCGACAACCGCCTCTACGGCAACCTCGGCCACCTCGCACCGGTCAAGGCGAAGAAGCCCGACCTCCAGATCGCCGTCGGTGGCTGCATGGCGCAGAAGGACCGCGACACGATCGTCAAGAAGGCCCCGTGGGTCGACGTCGTCTTCGGCACCCACAACATCGGCTCGCTCCCCGCGCTGCTCGACCGGGCCCGGTCGCAGGAAGCCGCGCAGGTCGAGATCCTCGAGTCGCTCTCGGTCTTCCCCTCGACCCTGCCGACCAAGCGCGACTCCGCGTACGCCGCGTGGGTCTCCATCTCGGTGGGCTGCAACAACACGTGCACGTTCTGCATCGTCCCGTCGCTGCGCGGCAAGGAGCAGGACCGCCGCCCCGGCGACATCCTCGCGGAGGTGCGCGCGCTGGTGGCGGAGGGCGTCACCGAGGTCACCCTGCTGGGCCAGAACGTCAACGCGTACGGCGTGGAGTTCGGCGACCGGCAGGCGTTCTCCAAGCTCCTGCGCGCCTGCGGCGAGATCGAAGGGCTGGAGCGCGTGCGCTTCACCTCGCCGCACCCGGCCGAGTTCACCGACGACGTCATCGAGGCGATGGCCGAGACGCCGAACGTGATGCCGCAGCTGCACATGCCGTTGCAGTCCGGCTCCGACACGGTGCTGCGGGCGATGCGCCGCTCGTACCGTCAGAAGAAGTTCCTCGGCATCCTCGACAAGGTGCGCGCACTCATCCCGGACGCCGCGATCTCCACCGACATCATCGTCGGCTTTCCCGGCGAGACCGAGGAGGACTTCCTCCAGACGATGGAGGTCGTGCGCCAGGCCCGCTTCGCGCAGGCCTTCACCTTCCAGTACTCGATCCGCCCCGGCACTCCCGCCGCGACGATGCCCGACCAGATCGACCCGGCCGTGGTGAAGGACCGCTACCAGCGCCTCGCCGCGCTCGTGGAGCAGATCACCTGGGAGGAGAACCAGAAGCTCGTCGGTCGCACCGTGGAGCTGATGGTCTCCGAGGGTGAGGGTCGCAAGGACGGCGCCACGCACCGGCTCTCCGGCCGCGGCCCCGACAACCGTCTGGTGCACTTCGCCACTGACTTCTCGCGCGTCGAGGCCGACTCCGTGCGCCCCGGCGACATGGTCACGGTCGAGCTCACCCGCGCCGCCCCGCACCACCTCATCGCCGACGCGCCGATCCTGGCCGTGCGGCGTACGCGGGCCGGTGACGCCTGGGAGAGGCGCACCGCAGAGCCCGCCCCCGCGAAGGGTGTCGGTCTGGGGATGCCCGCCATCGGTGTGCCGGCTCCGCTGCCGGCAGCACCTGCCTGCGGAGCCTGA
- a CDS encoding amino acid ABC transporter permease has protein sequence MDAVFDNLDLFWSGYLRSLGICLWAMAGSLVLGTLIAACRVSPVPALRWFGTSWVTLVRNCPLTVVLFMIAFGIPELGINASYYVFGVAALVLYTSAFVCEAIRSGINAVPVGQAEAARAIGLTFTQNLSQVIMPQALRTCIPPLGSVIIAMFKNSAVLGAFGVAGDLWGVGKRLSSAQGYDALPVFIGVAIGYLCITLPAAAVLAYLERKVAIAR, from the coding sequence GTGGACGCCGTCTTCGACAACCTTGACCTCTTCTGGTCAGGCTATCTTCGGTCCCTGGGCATCTGCCTGTGGGCCATGGCGGGTTCACTCGTCCTCGGCACGCTGATCGCCGCCTGCCGCGTCTCCCCCGTGCCCGCCCTGCGCTGGTTCGGCACCTCCTGGGTGACGCTGGTGCGCAACTGCCCGCTGACGGTCGTGCTCTTCATGATCGCCTTCGGCATCCCCGAGCTCGGGATCAACGCCTCCTACTACGTCTTCGGCGTGGCCGCGCTGGTGCTCTACACCAGCGCGTTCGTCTGCGAGGCCATCCGCTCGGGCATCAACGCCGTGCCGGTGGGCCAGGCGGAGGCGGCGCGGGCCATCGGCCTGACCTTCACCCAGAACCTGAGCCAGGTGATCATGCCGCAGGCACTGCGCACCTGCATCCCGCCGCTGGGCAGCGTGATCATCGCCATGTTCAAGAACTCCGCGGTCCTCGGTGCCTTCGGCGTCGCCGGCGACCTGTGGGGCGTCGGCAAGCGACTCTCCTCCGCGCAGGGGTACGACGCCTTGCCCGTCTTCATCGGGGTCGCCATCGGCTACCTCTGCATCACCCTCCCTGCCGCGGCTGTCCTGGCCTACCTCGAGCGGAAGGTGGCGATCGCACGATGA
- a CDS encoding 4-(cytidine 5'-diphospho)-2-C-methyl-D-erythritol kinase: protein MTRSLTVRAAAKINLHLGVGAPREDGFHPLDTVYQAVSLYDDLTAYAADDWSLTTAVAAHLGEVELPAAGDNIVDRVAELLCARRCDDGCRPTARVEVSKTIPVAGGMAGGSADAAAALVALDRLWDLRTPDSEMLALAAELGSDVPFSLIGGTARGVGRGELVTPTDDFGAWSWVVVPDDRGLSTPAVFRHFDALFPDASPEPAPAQPVLTALASGDPVALAAALHNDLEAAAVDLRPDLGDLLARGESEGALRGLVSGSGPTCVFLCESAEAARDVAASLASTRPVVLTAHGPVAGAHVVDTSPFPEN, encoded by the coding sequence CCACCCCCTCGACACCGTCTACCAGGCCGTCAGCCTCTACGACGACCTCACGGCGTACGCCGCCGACGACTGGTCGCTGACCACCGCGGTCGCCGCCCACCTCGGCGAGGTGGAGCTTCCCGCGGCAGGCGACAACATCGTCGACCGGGTCGCGGAGCTGCTCTGCGCCCGACGCTGCGACGACGGCTGCCGACCGACCGCGCGGGTCGAGGTCTCGAAGACGATCCCGGTCGCCGGGGGCATGGCTGGCGGTTCCGCCGACGCGGCCGCCGCCCTCGTCGCCCTGGACCGGTTGTGGGACCTCCGGACGCCGGACAGCGAGATGCTCGCGCTGGCTGCCGAGCTGGGCAGCGACGTCCCCTTCTCGCTGATCGGTGGCACCGCTCGCGGGGTGGGTCGCGGCGAGCTCGTCACCCCGACCGACGACTTCGGCGCATGGTCGTGGGTCGTCGTCCCGGACGACCGGGGCCTGTCCACCCCGGCGGTCTTCCGGCACTTCGACGCGCTCTTCCCCGACGCCTCGCCGGAGCCCGCCCCCGCCCAGCCCGTGCTGACCGCGCTCGCCTCCGGTGACCCGGTGGCGCTGGCCGCCGCCCTGCACAACGACCTGGAGGCCGCGGCCGTCGACCTGCGCCCCGACCTGGGTGACCTGCTCGCCCGGGGTGAGTCGGAGGGCGCCCTGCGCGGACTCGTCTCCGGCTCCGGCCCCACCTGCGTCTTCCTCTGCGAGTCGGCGGAGGCTGCGCGCGACGTGGCCGCCTCACTCGCTTCCACCCGACCGGTGGTCCTCACCGCCCATGGACCCGTGGCCGGCGCCCACGTGGTCGACACCTCGCCCTTCCCGGAGAACTGA
- a CDS encoding NUDIX domain-containing protein, whose translation MAAHDDATTLDRFVVVPASYVYLLREGASGTEVLLQQRGDVPYMASHWAAGAAGHVERGEDAFAAARRELREELDVSADLHFEFTMQRTLHAEAIDERVDFFFTARSWEGEPRIVEGSKCAGLGWFPLDALPAPMVPHEAHALAHLGSGLGYLTFGF comes from the coding sequence ATGGCAGCACACGACGACGCCACCACGCTCGACCGCTTCGTCGTCGTCCCCGCCTCGTACGTCTACCTGCTCCGCGAGGGAGCCTCGGGCACCGAGGTGCTGCTCCAGCAGCGCGGCGACGTGCCCTACATGGCCAGCCACTGGGCAGCGGGCGCTGCCGGGCACGTGGAGCGGGGCGAGGACGCCTTCGCCGCAGCCCGGCGCGAGCTGCGCGAGGAGCTCGACGTCTCTGCCGACCTGCACTTCGAGTTCACCATGCAGCGCACCCTGCACGCCGAGGCGATCGACGAGCGCGTGGACTTCTTCTTCACGGCCAGGTCGTGGGAGGGCGAGCCCCGCATCGTCGAGGGCTCCAAGTGTGCCGGGCTCGGATGGTTCCCGCTGGACGCGCTCCCCGCTCCGATGGTGCCGCACGAGGCGCACGCGCTGGCCCACCTGGGCAGCGGGCTCGGCTACCTCACCTTCGGCTTCTGA
- a CDS encoding glutamate ABC transporter substrate-binding protein, whose translation MRFRRTKAVVVGVSLALAMAACGGDDKDSGPEVKSDIDFESGTTMAEIADRGTVTIGTKFDQPGFGLRNLKGEPEGFDVEVGKIIAGALGIPAEDITWKETPSDVREQVIENGDVDFVIATYTINDERKKRITFAGPYYVAGQQLMVRSDDDKIKDLEDLKDPKVRVCSVTGSTPSETIRDFLANERQLTLFDVYDKCASALKNGQTDVVTTDNVILAGFVSESDGDFKLVGDQFTEEPYGIGIKKGDVDFCEFINETLEANEDSYNEAWSSTAGKIEGTSPAQLPDADSCS comes from the coding sequence ATGCGATTCAGAAGGACGAAGGCAGTCGTCGTGGGCGTCAGCCTCGCGTTGGCCATGGCCGCGTGCGGCGGCGACGACAAGGACAGCGGGCCGGAGGTCAAGTCCGACATCGACTTCGAGTCGGGCACCACGATGGCCGAGATCGCGGACCGTGGCACGGTCACCATCGGCACCAAGTTCGACCAGCCCGGCTTCGGCCTGCGCAACCTCAAGGGCGAGCCCGAGGGCTTCGACGTCGAGGTCGGCAAGATCATCGCCGGTGCGCTGGGGATCCCCGCCGAGGACATCACCTGGAAGGAGACCCCCTCCGACGTCCGCGAGCAGGTGATCGAGAACGGTGACGTCGACTTCGTCATCGCCACCTACACGATCAACGACGAGCGCAAGAAGCGGATCACCTTCGCCGGTCCCTACTACGTCGCGGGTCAGCAGCTGATGGTGCGCTCCGACGACGACAAGATCAAGGACCTCGAGGACCTGAAGGACCCCAAGGTCCGGGTCTGCTCGGTCACCGGATCGACCCCGTCCGAGACCATCCGTGACTTCCTCGCGAACGAGCGCCAGCTGACGCTCTTCGACGTGTACGACAAGTGCGCGAGCGCCCTGAAGAACGGCCAGACCGACGTGGTCACCACCGACAACGTCATCCTGGCCGGGTTCGTCTCCGAGTCCGACGGTGACTTCAAGCTCGTCGGTGACCAGTTCACCGAGGAGCCCTACGGCATCGGCATCAAGAAGGGCGACGTCGACTTCTGCGAGTTCATCAACGAGACGCTCGAGGCCAACGAGGACAGCTACAACGAGGCCTGGTCCTCGACGGCCGGCAAGATCGAGGGCACGTCCCCGGCGCAGCTGCCGGACGCCGACTCCTGCTCGTGA
- a CDS encoding amino acid ABC transporter ATP-binding protein gives MQALKDVNLSIKRGEVVVVIGPSGSGKSTLCRTINRLETISEGEILIDGHKLPEEGKALADLRADVGMVFQSFNLFAHKTILENVTLGPIKVRKQKKAEAEKRAMELLERVGVEAQAQKYPAQLSGGQQQRVAIARALAMEPKVMLFDEPTSALDPEMIKEVLDVMVDLAKQGMTMVVVTHEMGFARTAGDRVVFMADGAIVEENTPEEFFTHPRSDRAKDFLSKILEH, from the coding sequence ATGCAGGCCCTCAAGGACGTCAACCTGTCCATCAAGCGGGGCGAGGTCGTCGTCGTGATCGGGCCATCAGGCTCGGGCAAGTCGACGCTGTGTCGCACGATCAACCGTCTGGAGACGATCTCCGAGGGCGAGATCCTCATCGACGGGCACAAGCTGCCCGAGGAGGGCAAGGCCCTGGCCGACCTCCGGGCCGATGTCGGCATGGTCTTCCAGTCGTTCAACCTCTTCGCCCACAAGACGATCCTCGAGAACGTCACGCTCGGACCGATCAAGGTCCGCAAGCAGAAGAAGGCCGAGGCCGAGAAGCGGGCCATGGAGCTTCTCGAGCGCGTGGGCGTCGAGGCCCAGGCCCAGAAGTACCCCGCACAGCTCTCCGGTGGCCAGCAGCAGCGCGTGGCGATCGCCCGCGCCCTGGCCATGGAGCCGAAGGTGATGCTCTTCGACGAGCCCACGTCCGCCCTCGACCCGGAGATGATCAAGGAGGTCCTCGACGTCATGGTCGACCTCGCCAAGCAGGGCATGACCATGGTCGTGGTGACCCACGAGATGGGCTTCGCGCGCACGGCCGGCGACCGGGTCGTCTTCATGGCCGACGGCGCGATCGTGGAGGAGAACACCCCCGAGGAGTTCTTCACCCACCCGCGCAGTGACCGCGCCAAGGACTTCCTGAGCAAGATCCTGGAGCACTGA
- a CDS encoding ABC-F family ATP-binding cassette domain-containing protein, whose translation MANLLNLERVSKSYGIRPLLDGVSLGIGVGERIGIVGRNGDGKTTLLKIMTGQEEPDSGRVSRTSGVDVGYLHQGDELVDSHTVREAVLGGKADHEWAGDATARGVVKELLTGLDLDRPVLGLSGGERRRCALAALLLEQHDLIVLDEPTNHLDVEAVAWLAEHMKNRPTAMVVVTHDRWFLDEVCQTTWEVHDGVVDAYEGGYAAFVLAKSERQRQAAVTEGRRQNLMKKELAWLRRGAPARTAKPKFRIEAANALIADVPPVRDRLELQKFASQRLGKDVIDVEDVDLYRGERQLLSHATWRLGPGDRVGLVGVNGAGKTSVLSMLAGDLAPRSGKVKHGRTISMQHLSQQLDDLDPNARVLPMVESIRRVTKTADGQELTATSMLERFGFTGDRLVARIGELSGGERRRFQLLRLLLLEPNVLLLDEPTNDLDIETLNVLEDFLDGWPGTLVVVSHDRYFLERVTDSVWALLGDGQISMLPRGVDEYLERRAAGLASANAAASAAAASAAPAAPSGGKARSGSSEERTARKAVARIDKRLAKITELEQKIHEELASLASTTEYDRMAELNATLGELAQERESLELEWLEASELLEG comes from the coding sequence ATGGCCAACCTGCTCAACCTCGAACGCGTCTCGAAGTCCTACGGGATCCGACCCCTGCTGGACGGTGTCTCCCTGGGCATCGGCGTCGGTGAACGCATCGGCATCGTCGGTCGCAACGGCGACGGCAAGACGACCCTGCTCAAGATCATGACCGGGCAGGAGGAGCCGGACTCCGGTCGCGTCTCCCGTACGTCCGGGGTCGACGTCGGCTACCTGCACCAGGGCGACGAGCTCGTCGACTCCCACACCGTGCGCGAGGCCGTCCTGGGCGGCAAGGCCGACCACGAGTGGGCCGGCGACGCCACCGCCCGTGGCGTGGTCAAGGAGCTGCTCACCGGCCTCGACCTCGACCGCCCGGTCCTGGGCCTCTCCGGCGGCGAGCGCCGGCGCTGTGCGCTGGCTGCGCTGCTGCTGGAGCAGCACGACCTGATCGTCCTCGACGAGCCCACCAACCACCTCGACGTCGAGGCGGTCGCGTGGTTGGCCGAGCACATGAAGAACCGGCCCACCGCGATGGTGGTCGTCACCCACGACCGTTGGTTCCTCGACGAGGTCTGCCAGACCACCTGGGAGGTGCACGACGGGGTCGTCGACGCCTACGAGGGTGGTTATGCCGCCTTCGTGCTGGCCAAGTCCGAGCGCCAGCGTCAGGCCGCGGTCACCGAGGGGCGACGCCAGAACCTGATGAAGAAGGAGCTGGCCTGGCTGCGTCGCGGTGCGCCCGCCCGGACCGCCAAGCCCAAGTTCCGGATCGAGGCGGCCAACGCCCTGATCGCGGACGTGCCCCCGGTGCGCGACCGCCTCGAGCTGCAGAAGTTCGCCTCGCAGCGGCTCGGCAAGGACGTCATCGACGTCGAGGACGTCGACCTCTACCGCGGCGAGCGTCAGCTGCTCTCCCACGCCACCTGGCGCCTGGGGCCCGGCGACCGCGTCGGCCTGGTCGGCGTCAACGGTGCGGGCAAGACGTCCGTGCTCTCCATGCTCGCCGGTGACCTGGCGCCGCGCTCCGGCAAGGTGAAGCACGGTCGCACCATCTCGATGCAGCACCTGAGCCAGCAGCTCGACGACCTCGACCCCAACGCCAGGGTGCTCCCGATGGTGGAGTCGATCCGCCGGGTCACGAAGACCGCGGACGGCCAGGAGCTGACGGCGACCTCGATGCTGGAGCGCTTCGGCTTCACCGGCGACCGCCTGGTCGCCCGGATCGGCGAGCTCTCCGGTGGCGAGCGCCGTCGTTTCCAGCTGCTGCGACTGCTGCTCCTGGAGCCCAACGTCCTGCTCCTCGACGAGCCGACCAACGACCTCGACATCGAGACCCTCAACGTCCTCGAGGACTTCCTCGACGGTTGGCCCGGCACCCTGGTCGTGGTCTCCCACGACCGCTACTTCCTCGAGCGGGTCACCGACTCGGTGTGGGCGCTCCTGGGTGACGGCCAGATCTCGATGCTGCCGCGTGGGGTCGACGAATACCTGGAGCGTCGCGCGGCCGGACTGGCGAGCGCGAACGCCGCTGCCTCCGCGGCTGCTGCGTCGGCGGCGCCTGCTGCCCCGAGCGGCGGCAAGGCACGCTCCGGCAGCAGCGAGGAGCGTACGGCCCGCAAGGCGGTCGCCCGGATCGACAAGCGGCTCGCCAAGATCACCGAGCTCGAGCAGAAGATCCACGAGGAGCTAGCGTCGTTGGCCTCGACGACCGAGTACGACCGGATGGCCGAGCTCAACGCCACCCTGGGCGAGCTGGCGCAGGAGCGTGAGTCCCTGGAGCTCGAGTGGCTGGAGGCCAGCGAGCTGCTCGAGGGCTGA
- a CDS encoding TetR/AcrR family transcriptional regulator has protein sequence MTGAERREQLITIGRGIFAERGFEGTAIEEVASRAGVSKPVVYEHFGGKEGLYAVVVDREVTQLLLQMRSSLSPAEPRALLESSALALLTYIEESPDGFRIIVRDSPRGAASSTFQSIIGDVGHRVEGILAEEFTRHGLQAEHSPMYAQMLIGMTVTLGQWWLDTRSPDKTTVAAHLVNLAWNGLTGLQVEPELRTERP, from the coding sequence ATGACAGGCGCGGAGCGCCGTGAGCAGCTGATCACGATCGGCCGCGGGATCTTCGCCGAGCGCGGTTTCGAGGGGACGGCCATCGAGGAGGTCGCCTCCCGCGCGGGGGTGTCGAAGCCGGTCGTCTACGAGCACTTCGGCGGCAAGGAAGGGCTCTACGCCGTCGTGGTCGACCGTGAGGTCACCCAGCTGCTGCTCCAGATGCGGTCGTCGCTCTCCCCCGCGGAGCCCCGAGCCCTGCTCGAGTCGTCAGCGCTGGCCCTGCTGACCTACATCGAGGAGAGCCCCGACGGCTTCCGGATCATCGTGCGGGACTCCCCGCGAGGAGCGGCCAGCTCGACCTTCCAGTCGATCATCGGCGACGTCGGCCACCGGGTCGAGGGGATCCTGGCCGAGGAGTTCACCCGCCACGGACTCCAGGCCGAGCACTCCCCCATGTATGCGCAGATGCTGATCGGCATGACCGTCACCCTGGGGCAGTGGTGGCTGGACACCCGCAGCCCGGACAAGACCACGGTCGCCGCCCACCTGGTCAACCTGGCGTGGAACGGCCTGACCGGTCTCCAGGTCGAGCCCGAACTCCGCACCGAGCGACCCTGA